Genomic segment of Sodaliphilus pleomorphus:
CGGGGCCAGCGATTGGCCACGAAGTCGTCAAACTTGGCAAGGTTGAAGGCCGGACGGCGGTAATACACATAGGTGCCTATGCCATACTCCTCGACCTCGCCGCCCTCGTGGTCATGGTCGTGATGGTGATGGTGCTCGCCGTCGTGCTCATGGCTGTCGTGGTCGTTGTGGGGCGCACCGTCGATCATGTTGCTTATCCAGGCTGCCGAGGTGGCCACCTTGTCGAAGTTGAACATGCGGGTGTTGATGATCTTGTCGAGATCGACGTCGCCGTAGTCGCAGGCAATGATTTGGGCTGCGGGCTGAATGGCGTGCACAATCTGCTTGATGCGCTCGAGCTCGGCAGGCTCGACCATCGAGGCCTTGTTGAGCAGCACAATGTTGCAGAACTCGAGTTGCTGGATCACGAGGTTCTCGATGTCGTCGTCGGCAATGTCGCTGCGCATGAGTGCCTGGCCGGCACCAAACTCGTCTTTCATGCGCAAGGCGTCGACCACGGTGCATATACAGTCGAGACGCGCAATGCCGTTGAGCGTCATCTTGGGCCCCACCAGACGCGGGATGGAGCAGATGGTCTGGGCAATGGGAGCCGGCTCGCAGATGCCGCTGGCCTCGATCACGATATAGTCGAAGCGCTTGAGATTCACGATGTCTTGCAATTGCTGCACGAGATCCATCT
This window contains:
- a CDS encoding CobW family GTP-binding protein; its protein translation is MDIKHIPVLLLTGYLGSGKTTLVNRILSNKKGIKFAVIVNDIGEVNIDASLIEKGGVVGKNDDSLVALQNGCICCTLKMDLVQQLQDIVNLKRFDYIVIEASGICEPAPIAQTICSIPRLVGPKMTLNGIARLDCICTVVDALRMKDEFGAGQALMRSDIADDDIENLVIQQLEFCNIVLLNKASMVEPAELERIKQIVHAIQPAAQIIACDYGDVDLDKIINTRMFNFDKVATSAAWISNMIDGAPHNDHDSHEHDGEHHHHHDHDHEGGEVEEYGIGTYVYYRRPAFNLAKFDDFVANRWPRGVIRAKGMCYFSDDPDKCLLFEQAGRQKTIKDAGLWCATAPEAELRDMMARDPQLRRDWDDTYGDRMEKIVFIGQHLDREAIARELDKCLEYTFEP